The following is a genomic window from Micrococcus cohnii.
ATCTCGAGACCGACGTCATGGCCCGCTACGCCGAGCGCATGACGCAGATCCCGTCCTCCGAGCCGGTGCGGCTCGACGGCGTGGACCGGGCCGTCGAACAGCTCGCCGCGGGCCGGCCCGTGATCGTGGTGGACGATGAGGACCGGGAGAATGAGGGCGACATCGTCTTCGCCGCGGCCCTGGCCACCGACGAGGTCACCGCGTTCACGATCCGGCACACCTCCGGCGTGCTGTGCGCGCCGATGCCCGGTGCGGTCGCCGACCGTCTTGAGCTGCCGCCCATGACCGCGACGAACCAGGACCCCAAGGGCACCGCGTACACCGTCTCTGTCGACGCGGCGGCGGGGGTCACCACCGGCATCAGCGCCGCCGACCGCGCCCGCACCCTGCGAGTGCTGGCCGGAGCGCAGAGCGCACCGGCCGATCTCACCCGTCCAGGACACGTGTTCCCGCTGCGGGCGGTCGACGGCGGAGTCGCGCAGCGGTCAGGACACACGGAGGCCGGTGTCGAGCTCTGCCGTCTGGCGGGGCTGCCGCCGGTGGCGGCCATCGCCGAGCTCACCCACGACGACGGGACCATGATGCGCCTGCCGGCGCTGCGTCGCTTCGCCGACGACCACGCTCTGGCCCTGATCTCGATCGAGGATCTGCAGGCCCATCTGAGCGGTGTCGACTCGACCGAGGACGCTCTGCTGCCCACGAAGCACGGCCAGCTGCGCGTCAGCGCGCACCGCGACGCGGCCACCGGCGTCGAGCATGTGCTGCTGCGCCCGGTCGAACCCGTCGGCGACTCCGGCGCGCCCGACGTGGTTCGTGTGCACTCCGAGTGCCTGACCGGCGACGCGTTCGGCTCGCTGCGCTGCGACTGCGGCCCCCAGCTGCAGCACGCGCTCGAGCAGACCGCGCGCACCGGCGGAGCCGTGCTCTACGTGCGTGGACACGAGGGCCGCGGCATCGGTCTGGCCGCCAAGCTGCGGGCCTACGCGCTGCAGGACGCCGGGCGCGACACGGTCGATGCGAACCTCGACCTCGGCCTGCCCGCGGACGCCCGGGACTGGGCCGGGGCCGCCGCCGTGCTGCGCGCCGCGGGGCTCGAGCGGATCCGACTGGTCACCAACAATCCCGCCAAGGCCGACGGGCTGCGTGAGCATGGCATCGACATCGTCGAGCTGCTGCCCGCCCCCGCCCCTGTCACCGAGCACAACCTCGCCTATCTGCGGACCAAACGCGACCGCATGGGCCACACCGTGCCCGGGCTCGACTGAGCCGCACACCAGGCAGCCACACAACCCACCAGAAGGAGCACGCATGAGCACCGCAGGTCAGCCCGCCCCCACCCTGCAGAAGGACGCCGCCGCCGGGCTGCGCGTGGCCGTCGTGGCCGCGCAGTGGCACGAACGGATCATGTCCGGCCTGATCGACGGCGCCCTGAACGCCGCTGCACACGCCGGCGCCGACACCGAGCTGGTGCGCGTGCCCGGCACCGTCGAGCTCAGCGTCGCCGCGGCTCGGCTCGCCCCGGCCTTCGACGCCGTCGTCGTGCTGGGCGTCGTGGTCCGTGGCGACACCCCGCACTTCGACTACGTCTGCCAGTCCGTCACCCAGGGCGTCACGCAGGTGGCGGTGCGCACGGGGGTGCCCGTCGGATTCGGTGTGCTCACGGTGGATGACGAACAGCAGGCGATCGACCGCGCCGGCCTCCCCGGCTCGAGCGAGGACAAGGGCCGCGAAGCTCTCGATGCGGCCCTGCTCACGGAACTGACCCTGCGACGTCACACGAAGCCCGAGCTGTCCTGACCGCGACGCGGCTGGGTAGTCTCGGCCCGGTGAAGACCTTTGACGAGCTGTTCGCCGAGTTGACCCGCACCGCCGTCGAGCGCCCCGAGGGATCGGGCACCGTGGCGCGGCTGGACGCCGGTGTGCACGCGATCGGCAAGAAGATCGTCGAGGAGGCCGCCGAGGTGTGGATGGCCGCTGAACACGAGTCCGACGACGCCCTCGCCGAGGAAGCCTCGCAGCTGCTGTATCACCTGCAGGTGATGCTGCTGGCTCGCGGGCTCGATCTCGACGATGTGTACCGCCACCTCTGAGACCGCCCGCAAAGGAGCCGAAGACATGCTGCGCATCGCCGTCCCCAACAAGGGGGCCCTGTCCGAGCTCGCCATCCAGATGCTGCGCGAGGCCGGCTACCGTCAGCGCCGGGACGCGAGAGAACTGGTGCTCGTCGACCCGGAGAACCACGTCGAGTTCTTCTACCTGCGTCCTCGCGACATCGCGGTCTACGTCGGCCAGGGCTCGCTGGATGTGGGACTGACCGGCCGCGACCTGTTCGCTGATGCCCGGGTCGACGACTCCGCCGAGGAGATCATGGCCCTGGGGTTCGCGAAGTCGACCTTCCGCCTGGCCGCACCGGTCGGGGCGTTCACCGATGCCGAACAGCTGCGGGGCCGGCGCATCGCGACCACGTACGACGGACTGCTCGCCGACTACCTCGCGCGCACGGGCCTGGACGCGAAGATCGTCCACCTGGACGGCGCCGTCGAGTCCGCTGTCAGCCTCGGGGTCGCCGACGCGATCGCCGACGTCGTCGAGACCGGCAACACCCTGCGCGCGGCCGGCATGGAGACCTTCGGCGCGCCGATCATGGAGTCCGAGGCCGTCATGATCGGCCGCCGCCGTCCCGACCGGGACCGTCCTGCCGGGCTCGATGTGCTGCTGCGTCGGCTGCAGGGCGTCCTGGTGGCCCGGCGCTGGGCGATGATCGACTACGACGTGCGTCGTGATCTGCTCGAACGCGCCACGGCCGCCACACCGGGCCTCGAGTCGCCGACCGTCTCGCCGCTGCGGGACGAGTCCATGGTGGCCGTGCGCTCGATGGTGCCGATCGAGGATGTGCACCGCGTCATGGACGAGCTGTATGAGATCGGCGCGCGGGCCATCCTCGTCTCCGAGATCCACGCGATCCGCCTCTGACCCCGCCCGGTCCTCGACCGGTCAGCCCCCGTTGCCTCCCCGAAGGAGCTCGAAGCGCATGAGCGTGTCCGTCCGCGTGATCCCGTGCCTCGACGTCGATGCCGGTCGCGTCGTCAAGGGTGTGAACTTCGCGAATCTGAAGGATGCGGGGGACCCTGTCGAACTGGCCCACCGCTACGACGCCGCCGGCGCCGACGAACTGGTGTTCCTCGACGTCACCGCTTCGACCGGAGGGCGGGGCACGATGCTCGAGACGGTGACATCCGCCGCCGAGCAGGTCTTCATCCCGCTGGCGGTCGGCGGCGGGGTGCGCAGAGTCGAGGACGTCACCGCGCTGCTGCGCGCCGGCGCGGACAAGGCCTCGGTCAACACGGCGGCGGTCGTCCGTCCTGACCTGATCGGCGAGATCGCCGACCGCTTCGGTTCGCAGGTGCTCGTCCTCTCTCTCGACGCGCGCCGCACCGAGGACCCCGGCTGCCCCTCGGGGTTCGAGGTCACGACGCACGGCGGCGGCGTCGGGACGGGGCGTGACGCCGTGGCGTGGTGCGTCGAGGCTGCCCAGCGCGGTGCGGGGGAGATCCTGCTGAACTCCATCGACGCCGACGGCACGGGGGAGGGCTTCGACCTCGAGATGATCCGCGCGGTCCGCGCGGCGGTGCGTGTGCCGCTGATCGCCTCGGGAGGGGCCGGGCGCGTCGAGCACTTCCCGTCGGCCGTCGACGCCGGAGCGGACGGCGTGCTCGCCGCCAGCGTGTTCCACTTCGGCCCCGACGGCATGCTCACCGAGGTCAAACGCGCTCTGCGTGAAGCCGGGCACCCGGTGCGCTGACGCCGCGGTTCCGGCGCGTCTGCGTCTGCACGCTCCGCGTCAGGCTCCGAGCATGTCCTCGAGGACGAGCGCGGCTGTGCGACGACCGAAGGCGTGCATGACCAGCTCCCCGGCCGGGCCGGTCACGCGCAGGGTGCGTCCGTCGTCCTTGGGTGGCAGGACGGTGACCGGAGTGTTGTCCGTGCGGGAGGCGGCGCGGGCGCGGCGCTCGAGCACGACGCCGGTGCCCTCACCCCGGTAGAGCAGGCGGGCGCGCGAGACCAGGTGCCGGTACAGCGTGTCCGCGTAGTCATCGGCGAGGATCCGCGGGGCCCAGTCACCCTGGGCGCGGCGCACGTCTTCGGCGTGGACGTAGAACTCGAGCAGCTGCACCTGATCGGCCACCGTCGAGGCCACCGCCGTGCGCCGCAGCACCGCGGCGGCGCGTCGCACCCGGTCGCCGGTGCGAGTGTTGCGGCGACCCGGGGCGGGGCCGAGGGGGCCCTGCTCGACCTGGTCGACGAGCCGGGCGTAGTCCGCAGCCGAGGCGTGGGCGTCGCCGAGCGCCATGGTCTTCTGCTCGAGTCGACGCGAGGCGGCGGGGACCACCAGGCCCAGGGCCAGCGGGGAGCGCTCGCGCAGCACGATGTGCGCGGCGAGATGTTCGGTGCGCCAGTCGGGGCAGAGCGTGGGCGATCCCGGACCGGCGGCCAGCAGCGCTTCGACCAGCGCCGCGCGTGAGGCGGCAGCGTAGTCGGAGCGGGCGGCGTCAGGACTGTCGGGACTCTGGCTCACCGGGGCAACGTAGCATGCGGGTCGCCCGGTCAGGCAGGTCGGACGGGCTGGCACAATGGGCGACCATGAACACCGCGCAGGACTCCGTCGCACCGACCCTCTCGGACGAGCTCCGGCGGCAGGTCGTCTTCAATGACAGCGGGCTCGTGCCCGCGATCGCACAGCAGCACGACACCGGCGAGGTGCTCATGATGGCCTGGATGGACGAGGCCGCTCTCGCCGAGACGCTGACCACGGGCTGGGCCACCTACTTCTCGCGGTCCCGGCAGCAGCGGTGGCGCAAGGGGGAGAGCTCAGGACATCGCCAGCGGGTCCTGGAGGTGTCGACCGACTGTGACGGCGACACGCTGCTGCTGCGCGTCGACCAGACGGGGCCGGCGTGTCACACCCTCACCCGGTCGTGCTTCACTGGCCGACCCCTGACCGGCGCCGATGGGGCCGCCCTGACGCCGGAGACCGTCGCGGAGGGAGCGACACGTGCCTGAGGACCGTCCCACCGCGGCCGTGCGGCCCACGCGCGCGGGGTTCGCGGCCCTCGCCGCCCGGGCACGTGTGGTGCCCGTGGTGCGCACGGTGCTCGCCGACGGCCTCACCCCTCTCGGCATGTACCGCCGTCTGGGCGGCGGCGCTGCCGGGACCTTCCTGATGGAGTCCGCCGCTAGCGACGGAGCGTGGTCCCGCTACAGCTTCGTCGGTGTGCGCTCCGCCGCCACGCTGACCGCGGTGGGCGACCGCGCCCACTGGCAGGGCGAGGTTCCGGCGGGTCTGCCCGTCGAGGGCGACGTCATGGACGTGCTCGCCCAGACCCTGGCCACGTTGGGCACCGGGGTGCGGGAGAGCGTCGGCCACGGTCTGCCCCACCTCGTCTCGGGCTTGGCCGGCTTCCTCGGTTGGGACGTGGTCCGTCACTTCGAACGCCTCGAGCACCCGCCGCAGGACGAGCTCGAGCTGCCCCGGCTCGCGATGAACCTGCTCACCGACCTGGCCGTCCATGACGCGGCCGACGGCACCGTCACGCTGATCGCCAACGCCGTGGACCTCGACGGGCGCTCAAGCGGAGTGGACCGCGCCTACGAGGAGGCCGTGGCCCGGCTCGACCGGATGGCCGCGGACCTCGCCCAGCCGCAGCCGGAGCCCGTCGGTGTCGTGCCGGAGCGCTGGCTGCGGGCCGGCACCGACGAGGTCGCCGCCGAGGCGACGGATGCGTGGGGCGAGGAGGGCTTCCGGGCGGCCGTCGGCCTGGCACAGCGAGCCATCCGGGACGGCGAGGTCTTCCAGGCTGTGGTCTCGCGGCGCTTCAGCGTCCAGACGGGCGCCGACGGGGAACAGGTGTACCGCGTGTTGCGCATGCTCAACCCCAGTCCGTACATGTACCTGTTCACCTTCGCGACCCCGGCGGGGGAGCCCTACCAGATCGTCGGTTCCTCTCCCGAGGCCCTCGTGACGGTGAAGGACCGGCACGTGGTCACCCATCCGATCGCCGGGACCCGGCGCCGTGGCGCCACGCCTGACGAGGACGCGCGGCTGGGCGAGGGCCTGCGGGCCGACGAGAAGGAGCGTGCCGAGCACCTGATGCTCGTGGACCTGGCGCGCAACGACCTGGCGCGTGTGTGCGAGCCCGGCTCGGTGCAGGTCTCACGGTTCATGGAGCTGGAGGCTTTCAGCCACGTGCTGCACCTGGTGTCCCACGTCGAGGGTGACCTCGCCGCCGGAGCCACCGCGCTCGACGCGTTGGGTGCGACGTTCCCGGCCGGCACCCTCTCCGGCGCGCCCAAGCCGCGGGCGCTGCGGCTGCTGGACGAATGGGAGCCCACCTCGCGTGGGCCGTACGGCGGCGTCGTCGGCTACTTCGACCTCGCCGGGTCCATGGACATGGCCATCAACATCCGCTCGACGACGCTGCACCGCGGCCGGGCCCACGTGCAGGCCGGGGCCGGCGTCGTGGCGGACTCCGTGCCGCAGGCCGAGGCCGACGAGACCGTGAGCAAGGCCAGTGCGCCCCTGCGTGCCGTGCTCACGGCGGAGCAGATGACGACGTCGGCGGACGAGTCCGCGGGCCCCGCCGGCCGGGGCGACGCTCACGACCGGAAGGAGACGGCATGACGCGACGCAGCGCGGTGATCGCGGCCCTGATCTGCGGCGGACTGGCCTTGCTGGCGCTCGGCCAGACATGGGTCACGGCCGGCGGCCTCCAGTCCGGTCCCGTCGCCGGGGCCGTCGCCGACGTCGAGGTGACCGGCAACGATGCCGCCCCGGTGGCCGCCGCCATGGCCGTCGTGATCGTCGTGGCGGCCCTGGCCCTGACGATCGCGCGTCGGCTCGGCCGCTGGATCGTTGGCGGCCTGCTCGCCGTGGCCGGCGCCACGGTGACGGCCTCGTCGCTCACGGTGGTCGCCTCCCCGGGGCAGGCCGCCTCACGGATGGTCTCGGAGGCCACCGGCACGACGGCGGCCGCCCCCGACCACGCCGTGACCGCGTGGCCGTGGCTCGCCGCGGCCGCCGGTGCGCTCAGCGTGGTGGTGGCGCTGCTCGTGCTCACTGTCGGCCGGCGCTGGCCGAACTCGCGCCGCTACCAGGCGCCGTCCGGTGACCGCTCCGCCGAGGCCGCACCAGGACGATCGCGGGCCGGGCAGGCCGCCGACGCGCGCGGCAGGCCCGGTGCGGCCGAACACGGCGCCGACGACGAGAGCGATCTCGACGAGATGGATGCGTGGGACAGCCTGTCCCGCGGCGAGGACCCCACCGCGTGAGGCGGCGTCATGCCGACCTCAGGCCGCGGCGGCGTGGCACAATGAGGGCCAGTCATGTCAGATCGCAGCCAGACGGAGATTGAGTCGATGAGCCACACCACCGATCACGGCGCCCACGCCACCACGACCGAGCACGGCCACCGCCACAGCGCCGATGGCGGGGTCACCATCACCGAGGATGGCCGCGTCCTCAACGACCCGACGCACGCCGTCGCGCCGGATCACGGCAACACGCCCGGCGCGTGGGCCATGGCGGGCCTGGTCGTGCTCGGCGTCGTGGTCGGCGCGCTGGCCCTGTTCCTCGATCTGGGCATGTTCGTGGTGTGGATCGGTGTCGCTCTGATCGGCCTGGGCGCCCTGGTCGGCATCGTGACGGCCGGCAAGGGCAAGACGACGCACGACGCACACGCCCGGTCCCGTACACACTGAGCCGTGCCGTGAGCGTGCTGGAGGAGATCATCGCCGGGGTCCGTGAGGACCTCGACGCCCGGCGCGCCCGTGTGCCTGACGCGCAGATCGTCCGCCGCGCCGAGCAGGCCCCTGCGGCCCGCGATGCGCTGGCCGCCCTGCAGGGCGGACGCGACGATGTCGCGGGTGTGCGCGTGATCGCCGAGATCAAACGCTCGAGCCCGTCCCAGGGCGAGCTGGCCGGGATCTCGGACCCTGCCGCCCTCGCTCGCGAGTACGAGCGGGCCGGGGCGAGCGTGGTCTCCGTTCTGACCGAGTCGCGCCGTTTCAACGGGAGCCTCGAGGACCTCGACGCGGTGCGCGCTGCGGTCGACACGCCGCTGCTGCGCAAGGACTTCATCGTCGAGGAGTACCAGGTGCATGAGGCGCGTGCCCACGGTGCCGACCTCATCTTGCTTATCGTCGCCGCCATGGACGACGCTCGGCTGCGGGGACTGCTGCACCTGACCGAGTCGCTGGGCATGCACGCGCTCGTGGAGGCGCACACGCCCGATCAGATCGACCGGGCCGTCGCCGCCGGTGCGCAGATCATCGGTGTGAACGTGCGCAATCTGAAGACCCTCGACGTCGATCCGGATCGGTATGAGGCGCTCGCGGCGCATCTGCCCGACGACGTCGTGCGCGTCGCCGAGTCCGGGGTGCAGTCGGCCGCCCAGGTGCGGCAGTACGCCCGGGCCGGCGCCGACGCGGTCCTGATCGGAGAGGCGCTGGTCCGCCACGCGGATCCCGCTGAGACACTGCGCGGGTTCCGCATCGCCTCTCGCCGCAGCGGCTGACACCGAGCCCCGGGCACGGCGAGATCGAGACCCGGCCGACGCCGACGGGCCGCTTCATCCCAGACCACGGAAGGGTGCACGACGCATGACGCACAGACGCCACGATCAGGGCGGGGACACCCCGGCCCCGCACGGGCCGTACTTCGGCCGCTTCGGGGGACGATGGATGCCCGAGTCGCTCATGCCGGCCCTCACCGAGGTGGCCGAGTCCTATGAGCAGGCCCGTCAGGACCCCGAGTTCGTCGCGCAGCTGCGCGGCCTGCTCGCGGACTACGTGCACCGGCCGTCGCTGCTCACCGAGGCGTCACGGTTCGCCGCGGACCTGCCCGGGGTGCGGATTTTCCTCAAGCGCGAGGACCTCAACCACACCGGTTCCCACAAGATCAACAACGTCATCGGGCAGGCACTGCTCGCCCGTCGCATGGGCAAGCGGCGACTGATCGCCGAGACCGGTGCCGGACAGCACGGGGTCGCCACCGCGACGGCCGCCGCCCTGTTCGGCATGGACTGCACTGTGTACATGGGGCAGAAGGACACCGAGCGTCAGGCGCTCAACGTGGCACGCATGCAGATGCTCGGCGCCGAAGTCGTGCCCGTGACCGCCGGTTCCCGGACGCTGAAGGACGCCGTCAACGAGGCCCTGCGCGACTGGGTCGCCACGGTCGACCATACGCACTACTTGTTGGGCACGGTGACCGGCCCGCACCCGTTCCCGCTGATGGTCCGGGACTTCCACGCCGTGATCGGCGAGGAGACGCGCGCGCAGATCCTCGAGCAGACCGGCCGGCTGCCCGACGCGCTGGCCGCCTGCGTGGGCGGCGGCTCGAACGCCATCGGCCTGTTCCACGCCTTCGTCGAGGACGCGGAGGTCGGCCTGTATGGATTCGAGGCCGGCGGCGAGGGGCTCGAGACGGGCCGCCACGCGGCCGCCATCACCCTGGGCCGCACGGGTGTGCTCCACGGTGCCCGCACGTTCCTGATGCAGGACGAGGACGGCCAGACGATCGACTCGCATTCGATCTCCGCGGGACTTGACTACCCGGCCGTCGGTCCCGAGCACGCGCACCTGAAGGACATCGGTCGTGCCGAGTACGAGCCGGTCACTGACCGCGAGTGCATGGACGCCTTCCTGCACCTGGCGCGCACGGAGGGCATTCTGCCGGCCATCGAGTCCGCTCACGCGCTGGCCGGCGCCCGACGGCTGGCCCGCCGCTGGATCGACGCGGGCGAGGTCGGCGCACACACCGCCGCCGGTCACGAGCGCATCGTCGTCGTGAGCCTGTCGGGCCGCGGGGACAAGGACGTGGCGACCGCCGCCGAGTGGTTCGGCTTCGGTGACACCAAGGGGAACGAACATCCGTCCGCTGATCGCTCGGAGGAGGACGCATGACCGGCACGCTGCCGAAGGGACCCGTGCGCAGTCGCACGGCCGAGGCGATCGAGGCGGCGCGTGCCGCCGGGCGCACTGCGCTGGTGGGCTACCTTCCCGCCGGCTACCCGGACACGCAGACCTCGATTGAGGCGGCCGTCGCGCTCGGACGTCACGGTGCCGACGTCATCGAGCTCGGCCTGCCCTACTCCGACCCCGTCATGGACGGGCCGGTCATCCAGCGGGCCACCACCGCCGCCCTGGCGAACGGCTTCCGCACGCGGGAGATCTTCCGCGTCGTGTCCGAGGTGAGCGCACGCACCGACGCCCCGGTGCTCGTGATGACCTACTGGAATCTCGTGGACCGCATGGGCGTCGACGAGTTCTGCGCGCGCCTGGCAGAGGCCGGGGGAGCCGGGCTGATCACGCCGGACCTGGTGCCCGAGGAAGCCGGGGAGTGGATCGCGGCTGCCGATCGGCATGGCCTGGACCGGGTGTTTCTCTCCGCGCCGTCCTCGCCGCCCGAGCGTGTGGCCCGCACGGCCTCGCTGTGCCGCGGGTTCCTGTACGCGGTGTCCGTCATGGGTGTCACCGGCGAACGTGAGGACGTGTCCGCGGCCGCCCAGGCCGTCGTCGAGCAGGCCCGTCGCGCAGGCGCCGAGAATGTCTGCGTGGGTCTGGGCGTCTCGCGTGCGGAGCATGTGGCCGAGATCGGCCGCTATGCCGACGGGGCGATCGTCGGCACCGCCCTGGTGCGCGCCGTGAGCGAGGGCGGCGTCGAGGCCGTCGCCTCGCTGGCTGCCGAACTCGCCCGCGGCACGCGACGCAAGGCCTGATCGGCACCGGCCCGCGCAGAGAACCCGCACTGATCGAGGAATGAGGACCCGATGACTTCCGCCGCACCTCTGTTGGCCATCCCGTCGCCGGACTGGAGCGGGTTCGAGATCGGACCGCTGACGATCCACGCCTACGCGCTGTGCATCATCGCGGGCATCGTCGCGGCCCTGTGGCTGGGCGAACGCCGATGGGCGGATCGAGGCGGGCCCGAGGGGCGGGTCCTCGACATCGCGATCTGGGCCATCCCCTTCGGCTTCGTCGGCGGGCGGCTCTACCACGTGTTCTCGTCGCCGGAGCGCTACTTCGGTCCGAATTACGACGGCACGGGCGATCCGGTGCAGATTCTCTACGTGTGGAACGGTGGACTCGGGATCTGGGGCGCGATCGCGCTGGGCGCCGTCGGGGCGTGGTTCGGCGCGCGGCGCTACGGACTGCGACTGTCGGCGTTCGGCGACGCCGTCGCGCCCGGCATCCTGCTGGCCCAGGCCGTCGGCCGCTGGGGGAACTACTTCAACCAGGAGCTCTTCGGCTCTCCGACCGACCTGCCGTGGGGGCTCGAGGTCGACGCGACGCACCCGAACTTCCCGGTCGACGCGGCAGCGGGCACCCTCTTCCACCCCACCTTCCTGTATGAGTGCCTGTGGAATCTGTTCGGCGTGGTGGTGCTGCTGGCGCTGGACCGCGTCCTGCGTCTGCGCCGCGGCGCCATGGTGTGGGCCTATGTCGCGTGGTACACCCTCGGACGCACGTGGATCGAGATGATGCGCATCGACGATGCCTCGATGATCACGCTGTTCGGAGTCACCCAGCGCCTGAACGTGTGGACGTCACTGCTGCTTCTGGTCGTCTCGATCATCGCGTTCACCGTCGTGCGGCGCCGCTGCCGGGGCCTGGACCGCGCGGAGCAGGACACCGTGTGGCGGGCGGGCCACGTGCCCGAGCAGGACGTGACCGAGCGCGCCTGAAGGATCCGACGGCACGGTTGTCCGCGTCTCGGCCGGCAAGCCGGCACTCGCTAGTGTGGGAGCCATGCGACACGCGAAGATCATCGCCACCTTCGGTCCGGCCACCGACTCCGACGACGTCACTCGCTCGCTCATCGAGTCCGGCATCGACGTCGCCCGGCTCAACATGAGCCACGGGGAACACGCCCAGCACGAGGTCACCTATGAGCGGGTCCGCCGGCTGAGCGTCGAGGTGGCCCGGCCCGTGGCGATCTTCGCGGATCTGCAGGGCCCGAAGATTCGCCTGGGCCGGTTCGAGGACGGCCCCCACGAGCTCGCGACGGGGGACCGATTCACCGTCACCGTGCGCGAGGTGCCTGGCACGCGGGAGATCTGCTCGACGACGTACGCCGGTCTGGTCGGTGACGTCCGGCCCGGTGACGAACTGCTCGTCGACGACGGCAAGGTGCGGCTGCGTGCCGTGGAGGTGACGGACACCGACGTCGTCACCGAGGTGGAGGTCGCCGGAACGGTGTCCGACAACAAGGGCATCAACCTGCCCGGAGTCGCGGTGAACGTCCCCGCCCTGTCGGAGAAGGACGAGAACGACCTGCGCTGGGCTCTGCGCACCGGCGTCGACATGATCGCGTTGTCCTTCGTCCGCGACGCCGACGACATCACCCGTGTCCACGAGATCATGGATGAGGAGGGTCGCCGGGTCCCGGTGATCGCGAAGATCGAGAAGCCGCAGGCCGTCAGGAACCTCGAGGCGATCGTCGACGCATTCGACGCGGTCATGGTGGCCCGCGGAGACCTGGGCGTCGAGCTGCCGCTCGAAGAGGTGCCCGTCGTGCAGAAGCGCGCGATCGAGCTCGCCCGGCGCTGGGCGAAGCCGATCATCGTCGCCACCCAGGTGCTCGAATCCATGATCGAGAACCCGCGGCCGACCCGGGCCGAGGCCTCCGACTGCGCGAACGCGGTGCTCGACGGCGCTGACGCCGTGATGCTCTCCGGTGAGACCTCCGTGGGGGCCCACCCGGTCGAGACCGTGCGCACCATGGCGCGCATCATCGAGTCGACGGAGACGCACGGGCTCGAGCGGATCGACCCGCTCACCGCCAGGCCGCGCACGCGTGGGGGAGCGATCACCCGCGCGGCGGTGAACATCGCCGATCAGCTCGAGATCCCCTTCTTGGCGACGTTCACGCAGTCCGGCGACTCGGCACGCCGTCTGTCCCGGCTGCGCCCGAGCCAGCCGATCTACGCCTTCACGCACGTCGAACACACGCACAACATTCTGTGCCTGTCATGGGGCATCTACCCGAAGATGGTCCCGTTCCAGGACTCGACCGACAAGATGACGGCCCAGGTCGATCTCTCGCTGCTGCGCGAGAAGATCGCCGTCGAGGGGGACCTGGTCGTGATCGCCGCGGGCTCGCCTCCCGGCAAGGCCGGCTCAACGAACACGCTGCGTGTCCACAAGGTGGGCGATCCGCTCGACTCCGGCGGCCGCGTCGAGGACGTGCAGCGTGAACAGGTCGGCTTCTGGGAGCCCGAGGCGGAGAACTGAGCCGCGGGGCCGGCGGCGCGCCGCGGCCGGTGACTCAGCTGAGCTGGTCGACGACGGTCTGAGCGACCTCACGCATCGTCAGCCGCCGGTCCATGGAGGTCTTCTGGATCCACCGGAACGCCTCGGGCTCGGTGAGCTGCATGTTCTCCTGCAGCAACGACTTCGCCCGTTCCACCAGCTTGCGGGTGGCGAACTGTTCGCTGAGGTCCTGCACCTCGGCCTCGAGGCCGCGCAGCTGCTCATAGCGCGCCACCGCCACCTCGATCGCCGGCACGAGGTCCGCCTCGGTGAACGGCTTGACGACGTACGCCATCGCCCCCGCTTCGCGCGCCCGCTCGACGAGCTCACGCTGCGAGAACGCCGTGAGCATCACGACGGGAGTGAGGCGGTCCGCAGCGATCTGCTCGGCTGCGGACAGCCCGTCCATCACGGGCATCTTGACGTCCATGACCACCACGTCCGGTTCGTGCTCCCGCACGGCGGCGACGGCTGCCTGGCCGTCGCCCACCTCGGCCACGACCTCGTAGCCGGCGTGCGAGAGGGACTCGACGATGTCCAGGCGGAT
Proteins encoded in this region:
- the ribB gene encoding 3,4-dihydroxy-2-butanone-4-phosphate synthase codes for the protein MTQIPSSEPVRLDGVDRAVEQLAAGRPVIVVDDEDRENEGDIVFAAALATDEVTAFTIRHTSGVLCAPMPGAVADRLELPPMTATNQDPKGTAYTVSVDAAAGVTTGISAADRARTLRVLAGAQSAPADLTRPGHVFPLRAVDGGVAQRSGHTEAGVELCRLAGLPPVAAIAELTHDDGTMMRLPALRRFADDHALALISIEDLQAHLSGVDSTEDALLPTKHGQLRVSAHRDAATGVEHVLLRPVEPVGDSGAPDVVRVHSECLTGDAFGSLRCDCGPQLQHALEQTARTGGAVLYVRGHEGRGIGLAAKLRAYALQDAGRDTVDANLDLGLPADARDWAGAAAVLRAAGLERIRLVTNNPAKADGLREHGIDIVELLPAPAPVTEHNLAYLRTKRDRMGHTVPGLD
- the ribH gene encoding 6,7-dimethyl-8-ribityllumazine synthase, whose translation is MSTAGQPAPTLQKDAAAGLRVAVVAAQWHERIMSGLIDGALNAAAHAGADTELVRVPGTVELSVAAARLAPAFDAVVVLGVVVRGDTPHFDYVCQSVTQGVTQVAVRTGVPVGFGVLTVDDEQQAIDRAGLPGSSEDKGREALDAALLTELTLRRHTKPELS
- a CDS encoding phosphoribosyl-ATP diphosphatase, producing MKTFDELFAELTRTAVERPEGSGTVARLDAGVHAIGKKIVEEAAEVWMAAEHESDDALAEEASQLLYHLQVMLLARGLDLDDVYRHL
- the hisG gene encoding ATP phosphoribosyltransferase, translated to MLRIAVPNKGALSELAIQMLREAGYRQRRDARELVLVDPENHVEFFYLRPRDIAVYVGQGSLDVGLTGRDLFADARVDDSAEEIMALGFAKSTFRLAAPVGAFTDAEQLRGRRIATTYDGLLADYLARTGLDAKIVHLDGAVESAVSLGVADAIADVVETGNTLRAAGMETFGAPIMESEAVMIGRRRPDRDRPAGLDVLLRRLQGVLVARRWAMIDYDVRRDLLERATAATPGLESPTVSPLRDESMVAVRSMVPIEDVHRVMDELYEIGARAILVSEIHAIRL
- the hisF gene encoding imidazole glycerol phosphate synthase subunit HisF, coding for MSVSVRVIPCLDVDAGRVVKGVNFANLKDAGDPVELAHRYDAAGADELVFLDVTASTGGRGTMLETVTSAAEQVFIPLAVGGGVRRVEDVTALLRAGADKASVNTAAVVRPDLIGEIADRFGSQVLVLSLDARRTEDPGCPSGFEVTTHGGGVGTGRDAVAWCVEAAQRGAGEILLNSIDADGTGEGFDLEMIRAVRAAVRVPLIASGGAGRVEHFPSAVDAGADGVLAASVFHFGPDGMLTEVKRALREAGHPVR
- a CDS encoding TIGR03085 family metal-binding protein; this encodes MSQSPDSPDAARSDYAAASRAALVEALLAAGPGSPTLCPDWRTEHLAAHIVLRERSPLALGLVVPAASRRLEQKTMALGDAHASAADYARLVDQVEQGPLGPAPGRRNTRTGDRVRRAAAVLRRTAVASTVADQVQLLEFYVHAEDVRRAQGDWAPRILADDYADTLYRHLVSRARLLYRGEGTGVVLERRARAASRTDNTPVTVLPPKDDGRTLRVTGPAGELVMHAFGRRTAALVLEDMLGA
- the hisI gene encoding phosphoribosyl-AMP cyclohydrolase, with translation MNTAQDSVAPTLSDELRRQVVFNDSGLVPAIAQQHDTGEVLMMAWMDEAALAETLTTGWATYFSRSRQQRWRKGESSGHRQRVLEVSTDCDGDTLLLRVDQTGPACHTLTRSCFTGRPLTGADGAALTPETVAEGATRA